The proteins below come from a single Cylindrospermopsis raciborskii Cr2010 genomic window:
- a CDS encoding Uma2 family endonuclease, with product MVRQIPSKTQLGVIESNISQGVETPKIVYPESDNKPMADNTRQFTWIVKIKENLEILFKSNADVFVAGDLFWYPVEGSNKIKLAPDTMVVFGRPKGHRGSYRQWEENNIPPQVVFEILSPGNNNTEMDRKKLFYLEHGVEEYYVYDPDRISLEVSIRENNSFKEIENFTTWTSPRLKIRFDMSQDELVIYYPDGSKFLSPVELSNYAEQERFLKEQETQRAEREKLLKEQETQRAERERLLKEQETQRAEREKLLKEQETQRAERERLLKEQETQRAEREKLLKEQETQRAERERLLKEQEQIKYQTLLSQLKAKGIDITALE from the coding sequence ATGGTGAGGCAAATTCCATCAAAAACTCAACTGGGGGTGATAGAATCTAACATTAGTCAGGGTGTGGAGACGCCTAAAATTGTCTACCCAGAAAGTGATAATAAACCTATGGCGGATAACACTAGACAATTTACATGGATTGTCAAAATTAAGGAAAATTTAGAAATACTATTTAAGTCCAATGCGGATGTGTTTGTGGCTGGGGACTTATTTTGGTATCCAGTGGAGGGTAGTAACAAAATTAAACTAGCCCCTGACACCATGGTAGTGTTTGGGAGACCCAAGGGGCACCGGGGGTCTTATCGACAGTGGGAAGAGAATAATATTCCACCCCAGGTGGTGTTTGAAATTTTATCTCCTGGTAATAATAATACTGAGATGGACAGAAAAAAGCTCTTTTATCTAGAACATGGAGTGGAGGAGTATTATGTATATGATCCAGATAGGATTAGTCTAGAAGTATCCATTAGGGAAAATAACTCATTTAAGGAGATTGAGAATTTTACCACTTGGACCAGTCCAAGATTGAAAATAAGATTTGACATGAGCCAAGATGAATTAGTCATCTATTATCCAGATGGGAGTAAGTTTCTTAGTCCTGTAGAATTGAGTAATTATGCAGAACAAGAAAGATTTCTCAAAGAACAAGAAACTCAACGTGCAGAACGTGAAAAATTGCTTAAAGAGCAAGAAACTCAACGTGCAGAACGCGAAAGACTTCTCAAAGAGCAGGAAACCCAACGTGCAGAACGTGAAAAATTGCTTAAAGAGCAAGAAACTCAACGTGCAGAACGCGAAAGACTTCTCAAAGAGCAGGAAACCCAACGTGCAGAACGTGAAAAATTGCTTAAAGAGCAAGAAACTCAACGTGCAGAACGTGAAAGACTTCTCAAAGAGCAGGAACAAATAAAGTATCAAACCTTGCTATCACAATTAAAAGCTAAGGGTATTGATATTACTGCACTCGAATAA
- a CDS encoding Uma2 family endonuclease: MVRQIPSKTQLGVIESNISQGVETPKIVYPESDNKPMADNTRQFTWIVKIKENLEILFKSNADVFVAGDLFWYPVEGSNKIKLAPDTMVVFGRPKGHRGSYRQWEENNIPPQVVFEILSPGNNNTEMDRKKLFYLEHGVEEYYVYDPDRISLEVSIRENNSFKEIENFTTWTSPRLKIRFDMSQDELVIYYPDGSKFLSPVELSNYAEQERFLKEQETQRAEREKLLKEQETQRAEREKLLKEQETQRAERERLIKEQETQRAERERLLKEQETQRAERERLLKEQETQRAEQERFLKEQETQRAERERLLKEQEQTKYQTLLSQLKAKGIDITALE; the protein is encoded by the coding sequence ATGGTGAGGCAAATTCCATCAAAAACTCAACTGGGGGTGATAGAATCTAACATTAGTCAGGGTGTGGAGACGCCTAAAATTGTCTACCCAGAAAGTGATAATAAACCTATGGCGGATAACACTAGACAATTTACATGGATTGTCAAAATTAAGGAAAATTTAGAAATACTATTTAAGTCCAATGCGGATGTGTTTGTGGCTGGGGACTTATTTTGGTATCCAGTGGAGGGTAGTAACAAAATTAAACTAGCCCCTGACACCATGGTAGTGTTTGGGAGACCCAAGGGGCACCGGGGGTCTTATCGACAGTGGGAAGAGAATAATATTCCACCCCAGGTGGTGTTTGAAATTTTATCTCCTGGTAATAATAATACTGAGATGGACAGAAAAAAGCTCTTTTATCTAGAACATGGAGTGGAGGAGTATTATGTATATGATCCAGATAGGATTAGTCTAGAAGTATCCATTAGGGAAAATAACTCATTTAAGGAAATTGAGAATTTTACCACTTGGACCAGCCCAAGATTGAAAATAAGATTTGACATGAGCCAAGATGAATTAGTCATCTATTATCCAGATGGGAGTAAGTTTCTTAGTCCTGTAGAATTGAGTAATTATGCAGAACAAGAAAGATTTCTCAAAGAACAAGAAACTCAACGTGCAGAACGTGAAAAATTGCTTAAAGAGCAAGAAACCCAACGTGCAGAACGTGAAAAATTGCTTAAAGAGCAAGAAACCCAACGTGCAGAACGTGAAAGACTTATCAAAGAACAAGAAACTCAACGTGCAGAACGTGAAAGACTTCTCAAAGAGCAGGAAACTCAACGTGCAGAACGTGAAAGACTTCTCAAAGAGCAGGAAACTCAACGTGCAGAACAAGAAAGATTTCTCAAAGAACAAGAAACTCAACGTGCAGAACGTGAAAGACTTCTCAAAGAGCAGGAACAAACAAAGTATCAAACCTTGCTATCACAATTAAAAGCTAAGGGTATTGATATTACTGCACTCGAATAA
- a CDS encoding Uma2 family endonuclease, with protein MVRQIPSKTQLGVIESNISHGVETPKIVYPESDNKPMADNTRQFTWIVKIKENLEILFKSNADVFVAGDLFWYPVEGSNKIKLAPDTMVVFGRPKGHRGSYRQWEEDNIPPQVVFEILSPGNNNTEMDRKKLFYLEHGVEEYYVYDPDRISLEVSIRENNSFKEIENFTTWTSPRLKIRFDMSQDELVIYYPDGSKFLSPVELSNYAEQERFLKEQETQRAEREKLLKEQETQRAERERLLKEQETQRAEREKLLKEQETQRAERERLLKEQETQRAEQETQRAERERLLKEQEQIKYQTLLSQLKAKGIDITALE; from the coding sequence ATGGTGAGGCAAATTCCATCAAAAACTCAACTGGGGGTGATAGAATCTAACATTAGTCATGGTGTGGAGACGCCTAAAATTGTCTACCCAGAAAGTGATAATAAACCTATGGCGGATAACACTAGACAATTTACATGGATTGTCAAAATTAAGGAAAATTTAGAAATACTATTTAAGTCCAATGCGGATGTGTTTGTGGCTGGGGACTTATTTTGGTATCCAGTGGAGGGTAGTAACAAAATTAAACTAGCCCCTGACACCATGGTAGTGTTTGGGAGACCCAAGGGTCACCGGGGGTCTTATCGACAGTGGGAAGAGGATAATATTCCCCCCCAGGTGGTGTTTGAAATTTTATCTCCTGGTAATAATAATACTGAGATGGACAGAAAAAAGCTCTTTTATCTAGAACATGGAGTGGAGGAGTATTATGTATATGATCCAGATAGGATTAGTCTAGAAGTATCCATTAGGGAAAATAACTCATTTAAGGAGATTGAGAATTTTACCACTTGGACCAGTCCAAGATTGAAAATAAGATTTGACATGAGCCAAGATGAATTAGTCATCTATTATCCAGATGGGAGTAAGTTTCTTAGTCCTGTAGAATTGAGTAATTATGCAGAACAAGAAAGATTTCTCAAAGAACAAGAAACTCAACGTGCAGAACGTGAAAAATTGCTTAAAGAGCAAGAAACTCAACGTGCAGAACGCGAAAGACTTCTCAAAGAGCAGGAAACCCAACGTGCAGAACGTGAAAAATTGCTTAAAGAACAAGAAACTCAACGTGCAGAACGCGAAAGACTTCTCAAAGAGCAGGAAACTCAACGTGCAGAACAAGAAACTCAACGTGCAGAACGTGAAAGACTTCTCAAAGAGCAGGAACAAATAAAGTATCAAACCTTGCTATCACAATTAAAAGCTAAGGGTATTGATATTACTGCACTCGAATAA
- a CDS encoding alpha/beta fold hydrolase — translation MTTALSWQKRVGNQRDWVWRGWQIRYTFIRPVNHHQTATPLILLHGFGASIGHWRHNLEVLGKHHTVYALDMLGFGGSEKVPANYSVNLWVEQLYDFWQTFIHHPVILIGNSLGSLVTLVAAAVHPDMVQGMVMMSLPDPNLEQEVLPPFLHPLVRGIKGIFASPLLLKPLFNFIRQPAVLRRWAGLAYAHPQAITDELIDILAGPPQDRGSTRAFIALFKASIGAEFSPSAKTLLPNLTIPMLLIWGEKDRFIPPKLASEFAKYNDKLEVLYLQEVGHCPHDESPELVNQVILGWIGHNCPE, via the coding sequence GTGACAACAGCTTTATCTTGGCAAAAACGAGTCGGTAATCAAAGGGACTGGGTATGGAGAGGTTGGCAAATCCGCTATACTTTTATCCGCCCTGTGAATCACCACCAAACTGCAACTCCTTTAATCTTGCTACATGGCTTTGGTGCTTCTATTGGTCATTGGCGACATAATTTAGAGGTGTTGGGAAAACACCACACGGTTTATGCTCTGGATATGCTGGGTTTTGGCGGTTCTGAAAAGGTTCCCGCTAATTACAGTGTCAATCTGTGGGTGGAGCAACTTTATGATTTTTGGCAGACTTTTATCCATCATCCTGTAATATTAATAGGTAACTCTCTTGGTTCCCTAGTTACCCTAGTAGCAGCAGCAGTTCATCCCGATATGGTTCAGGGTATGGTGATGATGAGTTTACCCGATCCTAATCTGGAACAGGAGGTTTTACCACCTTTTCTTCATCCCCTGGTGAGGGGAATTAAGGGTATATTCGCCTCTCCGCTGTTGCTCAAACCCCTATTCAATTTCATTCGTCAACCAGCTGTGCTCAGACGCTGGGCTGGTCTTGCTTATGCCCACCCCCAAGCTATCACGGATGAGTTAATTGATATTTTGGCAGGACCACCCCAAGATAGAGGTTCTACTCGTGCTTTTATCGCCCTGTTTAAAGCCTCTATTGGTGCGGAATTTAGTCCTAGCGCTAAGACTCTATTACCCAATTTAACCATTCCTATGCTGTTGATTTGGGGAGAAAAGGATAGATTTATCCCACCTAAATTGGCTTCTGAATTTGCTAAATATAATGATAAGTTAGAAGTGTTATATTTACAAGAGGTGGGTCATTGTCCCCATGATGAGTCACCTGAACTGGTTAATCAGGTGATTTTAGGTTGGATTGGACATAATTGCCCTGAGTAA
- a CDS encoding Uma2 family endonuclease, with protein MVRQIPSKTQLGVIESNISHGVETPKIVYPESDNKPMADNTRQFTWIVKIKENLEILFKSNADVFVAGDLFWYPVEGSNKIKLAPDTMVVFGRPKGHRGSYRQWEENNIPPQVVFEILSPGNNNTEMDRKKLFYLEHGVEEYYVYDPDRISLEVSIRENNSFKEIENFTTWTSPRLKIRFDMSQDELVIYYPDGSKFLSPVELSNYAEQERFLKEQETQRAEREKLLKEQETQRAEREKLLKEQETQRAERERLLKEQEQIKYQTLLSQLKAKGIDITALE; from the coding sequence ATGGTGAGGCAAATTCCATCAAAAACTCAACTGGGGGTGATAGAATCTAACATTAGTCATGGTGTGGAGACGCCTAAAATTGTCTACCCAGAAAGTGATAATAAACCTATGGCGGATAACACTAGACAATTTACATGGATTGTCAAAATTAAGGAAAATTTAGAAATACTATTTAAGTCCAATGCGGATGTGTTTGTGGCTGGGGACTTATTTTGGTATCCAGTGGAAGGTAGTAACAAAATTAAACTAGCCCCTGACACCATGGTAGTGTTTGGGAGACCCAAGGGGCACCGGGGGTCTTATCGACAGTGGGAAGAGAATAATATTCCCCCCCAGGTGGTGTTTGAAATTTTATCTCCTGGTAATAATAATACTGAGATGGACAGAAAAAAGCTCTTTTATCTGGAACATGGAGTGGAGGAGTATTATGTATATGATCCAGATAGGATTAGTCTAGAAGTATCCATTAGGGAAAATAACTCATTTAAGGAGATTGAGAATTTTACCACTTGGACCAGTCCAAGATTGAAAATAAGATTTGACATGAGCCAAGATGAATTAGTCATCTATTATCCAGATGGGAGTAAGTTTCTTAGTCCTGTAGAATTGAGTAATTATGCAGAACAAGAAAGATTTCTCAAAGAACAAGAAACTCAACGTGCAGAACGTGAAAAATTGCTTAAAGAGCAAGAAACTCAACGTGCAGAACGTGAAAAATTGCTTAAAGAGCAAGAAACCCAACGTGCAGAACGTGAAAGACTTCTCAAAGAGCAGGAACAAATAAAGTATCAAACCTTGCTATCACAATTAAAAGCTAAGGGTATTGATATTACTGCACTCGAATAA
- a CDS encoding Uma2 family endonuclease, with product MVRQIAPKTQLGVIKSNTNQGVETPKIVYPESDNKPMADNTRQFTWIVKIKENLEILFKYNADVFVAGDLFWYPVEGSNKIKLAPDTMVVFGRPKGHRGSYQQWEENNIPPQVVFEILSPGNNNTEMDRKKLFYLEHGVEEYYVYDPDRISLEVSIRENNSFKEIENFTTWTSPRLKIRFDMSQDELVIYYPDGSKFLSPVELSNYAEQERFLKEQETQRAEREKLLKEQETQRAERERLLKEQETQRAERERLLKEQETQRAERERLLKEQETQRAERERLLKEQEQIKYQTLLSQLRAKGIDITALE from the coding sequence ATGGTGAGGCAAATTGCACCAAAAACTCAACTGGGGGTGATAAAATCTAACACTAATCAGGGTGTGGAGACGCCTAAAATTGTCTACCCAGAAAGTGATAATAAACCTATGGCGGATAACACTAGACAATTTACATGGATTGTCAAAATTAAGGAAAATTTAGAAATACTATTTAAGTATAATGCGGATGTGTTTGTGGCTGGGGACTTATTTTGGTATCCAGTGGAGGGTAGTAACAAAATTAAACTAGCCCCTGACACCATGGTAGTGTTTGGGAGACCCAAGGGGCACCGGGGGTCTTATCAACAGTGGGAAGAGAATAATATTCCCCCCCAGGTGGTGTTTGAAATTTTATCTCCTGGTAATAATAATACTGAGATGGACAGAAAAAAGCTCTTTTATCTAGAACATGGAGTGGAGGAGTATTATGTATATGATCCAGATAGGATTAGTCTAGAAGTATCCATTAGGGAAAATAACTCATTTAAGGAGATTGAGAATTTTACCACTTGGACCAGTCCAAGATTGAAAATAAGATTTGACATGAGCCAAGATGAATTAGTCATCTATTATCCAGATGGGAGTAAGTTTCTTAGTCCTGTAGAATTGAGTAATTATGCAGAACAAGAAAGATTTCTCAAAGAACAAGAAACTCAACGTGCAGAACGTGAAAAATTGCTTAAAGAGCAAGAAACCCAACGTGCAGAACGTGAAAGACTTCTCAAAGAACAAGAAACTCAACGTGCAGAACGTGAAAGACTTCTCAAAGAACAAGAAACTCAACGTGCAGAACGTGAAAGACTTCTCAAAGAGCAGGAAACTCAACGTGCAGAACGTGAAAGACTTCTCAAAGAGCAGGAACAAATAAAGTATCAAACCTTGCTATCACAATTAAGGGCTAAGGGTATTGATATTACTGCACTCGAATAA
- a CDS encoding Uma2 family endonuclease, producing the protein MVRQIPSKTQLGVIKSNTNQGVETPKIVYPESDNKPMADNTRQFTWIVKIKENLEILFKSNADVFVAGDLFWYPVEGSNKIKLAPDTMVVFGRPKALGSYRQWEENNIHPGGV; encoded by the coding sequence ATGGTGAGGCAAATTCCATCAAAAACTCAACTGGGGGTGATAAAATCTAACACTAATCAGGGTGTGGAGACGCCTAAAATTGTCTACCCAGAAAGTGATAATAAACCTATGGCGGATAACACTAGACAATTTACATGGATTGTCAAAATTAAGGAAAATTTAGAAATACTATTTAAGTCTAATGCGGATGTGTTTGTGGCTGGGGACTTATTTTGGTATCCAGTGGAGGGTAGTAACAAAATTAAACTAGCCCCTGACACCATGGTAGTGTTTGGGAGACCCAAGGCACTGGGGTCTTATCGACAGTGGGAAGAGAATAATATTCACCCAGGTGGTGTTTGA